The Kordia sp. SMS9 genome window below encodes:
- a CDS encoding UpxY family transcription antiterminator, which translates to MKFVTGWYVLYVRSRCERKVDEYLKDISIESFAPHIKTIRQWSDRKKMVLKPLFPSYVFVNVKTSLEFHQALSAFGACAYISFGDTYARVSEKEIHQIKLLIGDSNIVDFEVTPQLPKVGDMKKITYGPLRGLHCKIVRANNMNKIIVNVESLQQNITVTTPVHYLEEV; encoded by the coding sequence ATGAAATTTGTAACTGGTTGGTACGTATTATATGTTAGGTCTCGTTGTGAGCGCAAAGTGGACGAATATTTAAAAGATATTTCGATAGAATCTTTTGCACCACATATTAAAACGATTCGACAATGGAGTGATCGTAAAAAAATGGTTTTGAAACCATTGTTTCCATCCTATGTGTTTGTCAATGTCAAAACATCTTTAGAATTTCATCAAGCATTATCTGCTTTTGGAGCTTGTGCTTATATTAGTTTTGGAGATACGTATGCTAGGGTGAGTGAAAAAGAGATTCATCAAATTAAGTTATTGATAGGTGATTCAAACATTGTAGATTTTGAAGTTACGCCTCAACTTCCAAAAGTTGGTGATATGAAGAAAATTACATACGGTCCATTGCGTGGACTTCATTGTAAAATTGTTCGTGCAAATAACATGAATAAGATTATTGTAAATGTTGAATCGTTGCAACAAAATATTACAGTAACAACGCCTGTTCATTACTTAGAAGAGGTTTAA
- a CDS encoding thioredoxin domain-containing protein: MRIFQTTFLIILFLLISCSENSKETHKYTNALRNESSPYLLQHAHNPVHWQPWNENILAKAKKENKLILFSIGYASCHWCHVMEKETFEDAEVAKFMNTHFINVKVDREEHPDIDKTYIKAVQLMTGNAGWPLNCITLSNGEPVWGGTYFTKENWMNSLKQIVKIHQENPEKTAEFAKAQTQRMKSLQTFAGNNENISNISTDSIIHTWKKELDFDAGGLQEAEKFPRPNKYNFLLRYATTNNNTALLQHINTTLKNIANRGLFDHLEGGFARYTTDKLWNIPHFEKMLYDNAQLISLFSYAYQTQQHETYKNTVYQTLNFVNKELTRDDGLWYASLNADSFNAKNKLEEGAYYTWKTTELQELIKEDFALFSEYYGINQIPKTEDGKHVLVKTMTDTAFARKHTKTLAVAQQKIAHWKTTLLQERKRRKAPETDTKILTAWNALMLKAYTDAYKVFGDETLKTKAINAAKTIKEKLITAEGKVLRSLENKEIKGYLEDYAFLIDAFLGVYQITFDTQWLNDANSLTQYTITHFYDAEKELFAFTEVTSGGLNFKEFDVEDGVMPSANSVMSHNLFKLSHYVGNEDFLSKSKNMLQRILPDAIEYPYLHANWLEHYLNLSEPYYEVVINGKNAIAKAKEIHQNYLPNSILCGSTTESTLPLLKNRYYEDKTYIYVCVNSACKLPTESVEKAISLMK; encoded by the coding sequence ATGCGCATTTTTCAAACGACTTTTCTTATCATACTATTCCTGCTGATTTCTTGTTCAGAAAACTCAAAAGAAACACACAAATACACCAATGCACTCCGTAACGAATCGAGTCCGTATTTGTTGCAACACGCGCACAATCCTGTACATTGGCAACCTTGGAACGAGAACATTCTAGCGAAAGCGAAAAAAGAAAACAAACTCATTCTATTCTCTATTGGCTACGCTTCCTGCCATTGGTGTCACGTGATGGAAAAGGAAACTTTTGAAGATGCTGAAGTTGCGAAATTCATGAACACACATTTTATCAACGTAAAAGTAGATCGCGAAGAACATCCTGACATTGACAAAACTTACATCAAAGCGGTGCAACTCATGACAGGAAATGCAGGTTGGCCGCTAAACTGCATCACACTTTCCAACGGAGAACCTGTGTGGGGCGGCACGTATTTTACCAAAGAAAACTGGATGAATTCACTAAAACAAATCGTAAAAATTCATCAAGAAAATCCCGAAAAAACCGCCGAATTTGCCAAAGCGCAAACGCAACGCATGAAATCGCTGCAAACATTTGCTGGCAATAACGAAAATATTTCCAATATTTCCACAGACAGCATCATCCATACATGGAAAAAAGAATTGGATTTTGATGCTGGCGGATTGCAAGAAGCTGAAAAATTCCCAAGACCCAACAAGTACAACTTTCTGCTGCGCTATGCAACAACGAACAACAATACAGCACTGCTGCAACATATCAACACAACACTGAAAAACATTGCCAATCGTGGATTGTTTGATCATTTAGAAGGCGGATTTGCACGGTACACAACCGACAAACTTTGGAACATTCCGCACTTTGAAAAAATGTTGTACGACAATGCACAACTCATTTCTTTGTTCTCGTATGCTTACCAAACGCAACAACATGAAACTTATAAAAACACAGTCTACCAAACGCTAAATTTTGTAAATAAAGAACTAACGCGCGATGACGGTTTGTGGTATGCTTCACTAAATGCAGACAGTTTCAATGCAAAAAACAAACTCGAAGAAGGCGCGTATTACACCTGGAAAACAACGGAATTACAAGAACTCATCAAAGAAGATTTCGCGCTCTTTTCGGAATATTACGGCATCAATCAAATCCCAAAAACGGAAGATGGAAAACATGTGTTGGTCAAAACGATGACTGATACCGCTTTCGCGAGAAAACACACCAAGACACTTGCCGTTGCACAACAAAAAATAGCACATTGGAAAACCACTCTTCTACAAGAACGCAAACGTAGAAAAGCACCTGAAACAGACACAAAAATACTAACTGCGTGGAATGCGCTTATGCTAAAAGCATATACAGACGCATACAAAGTTTTTGGTGACGAAACCCTAAAAACAAAAGCAATCAACGCTGCAAAAACAATCAAAGAAAAATTAATTACGGCAGAAGGAAAAGTACTTCGAAGTCTCGAAAACAAAGAAATCAAGGGATATTTAGAAGACTATGCGTTCTTGATTGATGCGTTTTTGGGAGTATATCAAATTACCTTTGACACACAATGGCTGAACGACGCCAACTCATTAACCCAATATACAATCACACATTTTTACGATGCCGAAAAAGAACTATTTGCCTTTACGGAAGTGACTTCGGGCGGACTCAACTTTAAAGAATTTGATGTAGAAGATGGCGTCATGCCTTCCGCAAATTCCGTAATGAGTCACAATCTATTTAAGCTCAGTCACTACGTTGGCAATGAAGATTTCCTATCAAAAAGTAAAAACATGTTGCAACGCATACTTCCAGATGCAATCGAATATCCATACTTACATGCCAATTGGTTGGAACACTATTTGAATCTCTCTGAACCGTATTATGAAGTCGTGATCAATGGTAAAAATGCCATCGCGAAAGCAAAAGAAATCCATCAAAACTACCTGCCAAATAGCATTCTCTGCGGAAGCACCACAGAAAGTACCTTGCCATTGCTTAAAAATCGTTATTACGAAGACAAAACCTATATCTATGTTTGCGTGAACAGCGCTTGTAAATTACCAACCGAAAGTGTGGAAAAAGCAATTTCATTGATGAAATAA